The genome window CATCCATAAACTGCATGCCAATCTTTTGCATTAACTTCATCACCGTGGTTGAACCACGCAGCTGTATGAATTGCAATTGGGCTGGATCTATGGACTTACTAGACATCGTTAAGGACCCAGAGATGGTAAGACGTGAACGATGGCTTCTGGTGTTACCTGGCTTTCACCGACAAACAATCCCTCTAGCGCAATAACTAATGTGAACAATACTGAGACACCGATAGTCACTCCTCCTACATAAGCCACCATTTTGGGCAAAGGATTTTGTAGCCAACCAAAAATAATCAACAAAGCAACAGAAATTGCTAAGGCGTCCCATAAATAGGTTGGTAACTTTAGCCTAGCTGCAGATAAGCGTGCCTCCCGCACATCAGATAATTGGTTTAAGGTGGTCACGATTTCTGCCCTAGCCATTTGTTGGACAGGATTTTTAGGATCTAAAAGACGTATTCCTTGGGTGAGATCTGTTAAATCATTGGAAGCTTTTTCGCTTCGTTTGTTTTTAGCCATGAGTGGCCACTCAT of Polynucleobacter sp. AP-Titi-500A-B4 contains these proteins:
- a CDS encoding DUF4239 domain-containing protein, whose product is MINYLHTLPNVVIGLGIMCIGLLLSTAIPFYIRWKYQLNPDEHLAKGAEEGFKLFTSITLLLIAFSLVRVQGDHRNVEDLVSREAALMFKLNRSLAAFGGAHAVELQGDLKNYAGAVVEDEWPLMAKNKRSEKASNDLTDLTQGIRLLDPKNPVQQMARAEIVTTLNQLSDVREARLSAARLKLPTYLWDALAISVALLIIFGWLQNPLPKMVAYVGGVTIGVSVLFTLVIALEGLFVGESQVTPEAIVHVLPSLGP